In one window of Mauremys reevesii isolate NIE-2019 linkage group 22, ASM1616193v1, whole genome shotgun sequence DNA:
- the LOC120388777 gene encoding peptidoglycan-recognition protein SC2-like: MLLLMRVVWFSALCAVALGCPTIVSRSQWGAWSPKSRTSLKTPVPYVIIHHTAGNRCYSQASCIQQVKSIQNYHMGSRGWSDIGYNFLIGEDGRVYEGRGWRTVGAHAKNWNHKSLGLSFLGTFTNGVPSAAARFAAQDLIRCAVSRGFLSPRYILKGHRNVSPTSCPGSALYGAISRWPRFKA, encoded by the exons ATGCTGCTGCTGATGCGGGTCGTGTGGTTCTCAGCGCTCTGCGCCGTGGCGCTCG GCTGCCCCACCATCGTCTCCCGCTCCCAGTGGGGGGCCTGGTCCCCAAAAAGCAGAACCTCATTGAAGACCCCGGTGCCCTACGTCATCATCCACCACACGGCAGGGAACCGCTGCTACTCGCAGGCCTCCTGTATCCAGCAGGTCAAGAGCATCCAGAACTATCACATGGGTTCAAGGGGCTGGTCCGACATCGGCTACAA cttcctgatcGGCGAGGACGGCAGAGTCTACGAGGGCAGAGGCTGGCGCACCGTGGGGGCCCACGCCAAGAACTGGAACCATAAGTCACTGGGATTGAGTTTCCTTGGCACCTTCACCA ATGGAGTCCCCAGCGCTGCTGCCCGGTTTGCCGCCCAGGACCTGATCCGATGCGCCGTCTCCAGGGGCTTCCTGAGCCCCAGATACATCCTGAAGGGGCATCGCAACGTGAGCCCGACCAGCTGCCCCGGGAGCGCCCTCTATGGGGCCATCAGCCGGTGGCCCAGGTTCAAAGCCTGA